GGTTGAGCAACTAGGAACCACATAAAGCATAGTGCTTACTGTACCTAATCTGGTTTAGTTTAAGGGAAATAGTAGTTATTGTTATAGGGCAATTACAATGCATTGTAATTTGTATTAAAAGTATAATATATCTATCATCGGACTTCTGACAACGTTAACCAAGAAAAACTGACGCTTGTAAAAAATTGAGCCAGGAAAGCTTATTATAGGTTATATTTCTATACCTAGAAATAATTTATAACTTTGATGTGGTATGAAGCATGCACCATCTGGTGCTATAGTTATGCTAATCGGCATATTACGATGATATAAATGCCCTATTTTCTTTAAAAACCAGTAAAATGAAATACACTTGGTTATTTATTGCTTCATTTTTTTGGCTACCTGTGGCTATATGCCATGCAGAAACTAAGGCCATCAAGGATGCAGAATTTGTTATTGAAAAGCAAAAAAATAATAGAGTCAACCAGGAGCAAAGACTATTTTTTAAAGCGCCCACGCGCACCACAAAAAGCACGAATAAGCCTTTGGCCACCATCCAAGCGCTAACGTTAGAAGATATGGCATTTGAGCCTGCACCTGAAACATATCGTCCATTTAGTTTAGCAGCGCAAGGAAATAGCCCTACCTTTAACCACTACTGGAGGCTAGGCATTGGGTCATTGCTACTCCCTTATGTAGAAGTTGGATTAGCCAACTGCTGCTTTGGGCGATCCATTTGGTCGATAGCTTTTACTCCAGAGTTATGGAACAAAAAATCCAGGGAAGCTGCATTGGGTCTACAAGGTCAATATAGCATAGAGTCGTGGCTGCTCCAGCCAAGTATACATTATCAACATGCTTGGTACAAATATAACGATACCATAACGGATACCCGTAGGCTACATCAAGTACAGGCCAACCTATGGGTTAAACAAGCCAACGCATCCTCCATGCAGGATGGACAAGTAAGGCTACATGTACTTAAGGATCACGATAAAAAGATCAACGAACAGCTCTTAACGCTAAAATATAAATGGGTAAAGCAGCTAGATAATTGGTCTTTAAAAGTAGCTAGTTACAACGATATAGCTGGCTATACAAATGATCGCATCCAACAAACCCGTTTCATTTTGTCAACTGCGCCAAGCTTTTATTTACATTTGTTTAAGCCGATGCAGCTCAAAGTTGGCCTACGAATGGCCTATCATAATGACCCAATTCCTGGAAAAATACCTCGTTTTGATCTCTATCCTATGGCCAAAATAGCCTATATGGCGGCAACCTGGCTTGTTCCTTATATGGGCATAAAGGGCATGGGGGTAGGGGGCAGTGTCATTCCATTGCACCTACATGACCTAGTAGCTAAAAATCCTTTTATAGCTTCCAATTGGAAGCTATCGCACCAGCATCAATACTTCAAGCTGTATGGTGGTAGTAAAGGGGTTGTTACACCCCATTGTACGTATCACCTACATATAGTCTATCAGCGGCTTAAAAACCAGTCTAGAATCCTATCTGATACAACGCACCAGATTAAATTGGCCTATCATCCATCGGACTATAATCTATGCAAGGCCACAGGCCTGCTCGACTATAGACTGCCTAATGGGAAATTAGGCACCACTATACAAGGAACCTATCGCCTATATTTTGATGATAAAGCGTATCCCGTCTGGTGGTACCACAAACCTGTATACAAATTCAAGCAAGCGCTCTTCTATAAACCGCATGCAAAAGTGTTACTAAATGGTAAGCTACACCTAGATGGCCCAACCACTGTAAAAAATATAGAGGGCACTGCTACTGCACTCAACAAGACTATCAACCTTTCTTTAGGTGTGGATTATGCTATCTTCAATAGGTTGACTGCATTTATAATGGTTAGTAACTTACTCAACCGAACGCATATTACTTATACCGGTTATCCTGATAAAAAAATCAACATTACAGGTGGCCTAGCATATAAATGGTAATTTATATATTATGATGGATTGCATTGCCCAGTTACGGGAAAAAATTGACAGTTGGACCATTCAAGATAAACACTCATTAGAAAGCTTTCGGCGCGATTTTATCAGTAAAAAGGGAGCTATTGCGCGTCTATTTGAGGCGTTCAAGCAGCTTTCTATTGCAGAAAAAAAAGCAATGGGTCCAGCGCTAAACAGTTTAAAAAATGAAGCAGAAAAGAAGTTTAAAAGTGCAGCAAGCCTATTAGAATCAAAGCCCTCTACAGCGCAACCCATAGGCGATGTAACCCTCCCTTCTTTTGGCCCGGCTATAGGTAGCCTCCATCCCTTGACTATTGTTCAAAACAAGATTATTTCTATATTTCAGCGCATGGGTTTTAATCTTGCAGAAGGGCCAGAAATTGTAGATGACTGGCATAACTTTAGCGCATTGAACTTTCCTGACAATCATCCTGCACGTGATATGCAGGATACATTCTTTGTGCAGCGTAATCCAGATCAGTTGTTGCGCACACATACTACTTCTGTACAAATTTCAACCTGCACGGCCCAAAGACCTCCCATTCGATCTATTGCTGTGGGACGTGTCTTTAGAAATGAGGCAATCTCTGCACGGTCGCATTGCTTTTTTCACCAAGTGGATGGGATGTATATTCACACAGATGTGGCCTTCAGTGATTTAAAAGGTACCATCTATCATTTTGTGGAGACCCTATTTGGTCCAGCAACCAAACTGCGTTTCAGGGCTTCTTATTTCCCTTTTACAGAGCCCAGTGCAGAGGTAGATATAAACTGTAGGCTATGTACAGGCAAAGGATGTACGGTTTGCAAGCACTCAGGTTGGGTAGAGATATTGGGCGCAGGCATGATTGACCCTCATGTCTTAACCAATTGCCACATTGACCCTGAGGCATACAGTGGTTTTGCTTTTGGCATGGGTATAGAGCGCATAGCCATGCTGCTCTATCAAATTGATGACCTACGGCTGTTTTCTGAAAATCACCTTGCTTTTTTACGTCAATTTGTAGCCTGTTAGCACCATATCTGTTCAAATCACTGTTTGTTATGTTACAAGAACAACACTCCTGGAAAAAGTCGTGGTGTAGAAATTGGCATCATACAGATGATGAGGATATCTTTCTGTTAGGGTGCGCTGCCACCCATTGCGCCCAATGGCGGGGCTTGGCAGTAGTAGATGGACGTTGTTTACTATGGCACAAAGCTATGGCTAGTGCATCTGAATCATCTAAAAAAGTAAACGGAGTCGCTATATGAAGCAGATGGCCAACCATAGTAGCAACTTGTTCCTTTGAAGCATTTCCATTTCCCGTAACCGCTTGTTTGACCTTACGTGGCGCATATTCTGTTACAGGTATTTCACAAGCCAAGGCTGCTGCAATCGCTACACCCTGTGCCCTACCTAACTTAAGCATGGATTGTACATTGGTGCCATAGAAAATGGATTCAATGGCGACCTCATCTGGTGCATGTTTTTGCAGCAATGCAATCATATGTAAATAGATATGGCGCATCCGTAACATATGTCCTTTGTATTTTTTTAATTGTAAAACACCATGTTCTATTAATTTTACCGCATTGCCTGTTTCCGCTTCTTGAATAATACCGAAGCCCATAATCACACTACCAGGATCTAATCCTAGAATAATTCTTCCACGCATAGGGTTGGTTTGGTTCAAAGGTATTGTATGCCTTGAAGTTAAGTAAAAAATCTAAAATAGCACCTGCCTAGCCTGTTTCATGCAACCCACTACAACTAACGTATCTACCGAAAGCGTTACCTTACACGCCCAACAAAATGTTACATAGTTGAAAAAAAGTCAATAATCACCTAAATTAGTGGCCTACCGGTCTCGTAGTTCAACGGATAGAATAGAAGTTTCCTAAACTTTTGATGCAGGTTCGATTCCTGCCGAGACCACGCTACTGTCAGGGTAAAACTAAAAGTGCCTAATAGCCTTACATTGTACAATGAGGCCACCTTTAAATGGACGCCGTTGTAGGGTCGCCCTCTATTCTAAGGTTATTCATAATAAAATTCCGCCGTTCTGGTGTATTTTTACCCATATAAAAGGATAGTAAATCCCCTAAGCCCGCATGGGCAGCTGGTGTTACAGGAACCAACCGAATGGCTACGCCTATAAAATGGGCAAATTCATCAGGAGATATCTCCCCTAACCCTTTAAAACGGGTAATTTCAGGTTGTGCGCCCAGTGACTGGATGGCTAGCTCTTTTTCCGCTTCGGTGTAACAATAATGCGTCGTTTTTCTATTGCGTACCCTAAAAAGGGGAGTCTCTAATATATAGAGATGACCGCTATAGACTAATTCTGGAAAAAACTGCAAAAAATAGGTTAATATAAGCAACCGGATATGCATGCCATCTACATCAGCATCTGTAGCAATAACGATCTGGTTATACCGCAATCCATCTGGTCCATTGGCAATATTTAAAGCATGCTGTAATAGATTAAACTCTTCATTCTCATAGACCAGTTTTTTGGACTGCCCAAAACAGTTGAGTGGTTTGCCCCGCAATGAAAATACAGCTTGTGTGTCCACATTACGGGATTTAGTAATAGAACCACTAGCAGAATTACCTTCTGTAATAAAAATAGTACTATCTAGACGATTGGGATGTTTGGAATTAAAATGAATATGACAGTCCCTTAGTTTTTTATTGTGTAAATTCGCCTTCTTGGTTTTTTCATGGACTAACTTTTTAATACCGGCTGTTTCTTTACGCTCACGTTCAGACTGAAAAATACGCCTTTGTACTATTTCCGCTATAGATGGATTTTTGTGTAGATAATTATCTAATTCGCTTTTGATAAAGGTTATAATAAAACTACGAATGGTAGGGCCCTCAGGACCCATCTGTTGGGAACCAAGTTTTGTTTTGGTTTGGGATTCAAAAATAGGTTCTTGCACCTTAATGGAAAGCGCAGCGATTAATCCGCTACGGATATCCGAAGCATCAAACTCTTTTTTATAAAATTCGCGTATTGTTTTTACAATGGCTTCTTTTAAGGCATTTAAATGGGCGCCTCCCTGAGGGGTAAATTGCCCATTAACGAAAGTATAATAGACCTCATTAGAAAGTGTATGATGGTGGGTTAGCGCTAGCTCAATATCTTGTTTTTTTAAATGAATGATCGGATAAGCATAGGTTTCAGGTGCCGTTTTAGCTTGTAATAAATCCAAAAGTCCACCCCGAGAATGGTATTTTTTACCGTTTAGATGTATAATAAGCCCTGTATTTAAAAAAGTGTAGTGCGCAATTTGCTCTTCTATAAACTGGGGCACAAAAGAAAATTGCTTAAAAATAGCGCCATCTGGTTTAAAGATGATATGGGTTCCATTGGGCTCATGGGTAGCTAGGATCTCTGATTCCTCTAACAATACGCCAGCAGAAAACGTAGCTGATTTGGTGCACCCATCCCGAAAAGATTGCACTTTACAATAAGCGGAAAGCGCATTAACCGCTTTTATACCTACCCCATTTAACCCTACGGACTTTTGAAAAGCTTGGCTATCATATTTCCCCCCTGTATTGATTTTAGCCACACAGTCTACTAACTTACCCAATGGAATGCCCCTTCCAAAGTCTCGCACAGAAACATGCTGGTCTCCAGATATTTTTATTTCAATTTTTTTACCATAGCCCATTACAAACTCATCTACACTATTATCTATAACCTCCTTGAGGAGTATGTAGATACCGTCATCTGGTAGACTGCCATCACCCAATTTACCAATATACATACCAGGGCGCAACCGGAGATGCTCTTGCCAGGCTAGGGAGCGGATATTTGCTTCTGTATAATGAGGAATGGCCATATTAGATAGAAATTATGATACGTTTGAAACCAACTGACGCGTTGTGGTTTGCCCACTACCTAAAGCATCCAACCTATGTAGACGGATCATCTAAGGCAAGATGCACTACAGTTTCTATCACATTTTGGGCTGCTTGCGTGAAATGATTAAAGTCTATAGTTGCTATGGTATCAGTTGCTTGATGATAATTGGGATTTCTCAAATTAGCTGTATCTGTAATCATACAAGCAGGAAATCCTTCTAAAGCAAACGAACCATGATCAGATCGGTAAACATTCGGCATCCATCCAGGGAGCACGATAGGGTGCATAGGAAATGGTTCAGACCTTACTTGATTATAACAGGCTATCCATTTCTTTTGAAATGCCCTGGACTGTAAATCACCTAACATGATAAGAAAGTTCCCTTGCTCTCCATAAAAATATTTTAACCATTTCAGATACCAAGGATAGATTTGGCTGCCAGGCTTGTTAGAGAAATAACTGATGCTTTCAAGGGATACCATCCCTATAATGACCTCCCCTTTTTCTTTTGCTTGCTTGGCATATTGCACACTGCCCATATTGCTACCAAAGGGTTTGCCCGTCTGCACATCTAAACTATAAGGTGCCTCTTCATTAGGGAAAGCGACTAATTTTATCGTACACTTAATTTTTGTTTTATCCTCTAATTGCGTGCATAGCTCATACATATGCCTTGCGATTTCTATTAAAAGGGCAATACCAGAGCCATTGTCATCTGCTCCTGGTGTTCCGTAAACCGTGTCATAGTGTGCCCCGATTACAATACATGGTGTACTGTTTTTTGTATCCATACCATTGGGTATGCTTGTATTACCTGGAATAACTACTTCTATATTTTGCACATCAAATTTTTGATGGTTATAGGTTGCACGATACGTAGTTATATTAGGTTGGTACCCGATCTCTTTAAAGGCATGATCAATATATCGAGCGGCTTGACACAGTTTTTGGTAACATACTTGGTTCTCTATGTTTCTTGGACCAATAGTTTCTGATAAATAAGCTATATGCCGCTGTAAGTTCTTCTTTAGTGCTGCGTCTGACATCCTCGAGATGGTTGTACCTGTTTGTACAGGTGGATTTATACATGCGCCATGCGCAAGGGGTACAAACTTCAAAATAATGCCCATACAGCCCATGCATAGGGTAGCAAAACTTAAATAGGGCCTACACACCTTACTGTTACGCATAATTGTTACGCATTTGCTATACCTACTCATACCTTTACCGAATAAAATAGGGATGTCATGTACACTATTTTGCTATATAAAACGTTAATTTAACAGATTACTTGCCATACAAGGAGATGCTAAATTGGCAAGGTAATAGAATATTATATTTTTTACAAAAAATTTACATTGCACCGACCATGTATGGTCTAATGCTGATCTCCTGAAATAAGGATGCTATACGTTTATATAGCACTATACGGATTGATTGTAATAATAAAGTGATTAAAATATATAACGACATAGGCGTTTCTAAAACAAGTGTGCAACACTGTTTATATAGCTTAAAGTTGCATATACCCCCCAATTATAGAGTAGGTTATATTTCTGCTTCAGAAATCATAGAAGGGAATGGGCTGGAAGGGGTACGTTTACTCATTTTACCAGGAGGCAGAGATCTCTATTATATGCAAAGCTTACAGCATCAAGGAAATAAACGGATACAAGATTATCTATCAGGTGGTGGAAACTTTTTAGGCATCTGCGCAGGTAGTTATTACAGTGGGAGCTACCTCGTGTTTGCACCAGGAACACCTATTGAGGTTATAGGTTCTAGAGCACTGGGTTTATTTCAAGGCGTAGTCAAAGGCCCTGTATTAGCACCTTATTATTATGGATCCTATAAAGGTGCATCTGCTGCACGTGTGCTCATAACTACAGATGCGCAAGCATCTTATGTTTATTATAATGGTGGAGGCTATTTTGTTGATGCAGACAAAGTGGACCATACAACTGTACTAGCCCGTTATCAACATGGAGAAGCAGCCATAATACAGTGTAAGTATGGCCTTGGGCGTGCCATTTTAAGTGGTGTCCATATAGAATATGATCCTTACATGATGCAAGCGCCATCGCTTCAGTCTATTCAAAAGACTTTAAAAAAGTATAACAGACAAAGAATTAAGTTATTGAAGGATCTATTAGCCCTAGTATCCATTCAGTAAACCTGCTTGCTGATACCTAGCATTCAGGCAATAGGTACACTTTACGACTACATGGAAGCCTTGCTTGGCTACTGGACTATGCTACACAACGCCACCGAAGTTTCGTTGTTGTTTTTGAAAAAAAGTTAAGGCTTCCATCAAGTCCTCTTTCTTGAAAGCTGGCCAATATAAATCTGTAAAATACAATTCTGAATAAGCAGATTGCCAGGGCAAAAAATTACTTATGCGTTTTTGACCACCTGTACGTATCAACAAATCAATATCAGGCAACTGCCTTGTGTTTAAATATTCTTTATATATAGTTGGTGTAATTTTAATATGATAATCATGTGCAAATTTTATAAAATGCTCAAAACGGGAATTGCTATCAAAGCCCTTATTGAGAAATTCATGCACTATTTTATGCAAAGCATCCTTAACGATCGCCTCAGAGGCAGCTACTACTTCCGCCTGGCCGCCATAATTGATGGCAACAGTTAAGTGTAATTTAGTATTATCCTTGGTAAGCGTTATGGCCTCGTTTAATTTTTCCCAGCAAAAATCAGGTATCCCCTTTGTCTCCCCTACCACACGAAATTTAATATTATATTTAGAAAATAGATGGATATTCTCAGCAATACCTTCCGTAATCACTCTAAAAATGGTATCTATTTCTTGCGCGGGGCGACTCCAATTTTCAGTAGAAAAAGCATACAGGGTTAAATAGGAAATGCCTTGCTCCAAACATCCAGTTATCACCTCATTGACCGCTTTTTTTGCATTTTTATGTCCATATGATCTATCCCCTATGGCTTTTTTCCCCCATCGGCCATTACCATCCATAATAATGGCAACATGCCTTGGTTTTTTTTGTAAGCTAGGTGAAGGGCTGGCATCATACTGATTTGAAGAAGTATATCCAGGTAGTAGGGTAAATAGCAGGGCACAGACTATAAATACTTTGCTACATAGATTCACTACAATAAGGGAAAATGGATTTTTTTTATCTGTCATTACAGCAAACAGGTTACGCATCTGAAAAGCTTCTTTTTACCTTAAATGAATAGCATCCAACACCATTAGAAAAAATATAGCGGCAGGACCCCACTACTCGTGAGGATACGGCCACAATTTAAACAAAATCATAATATACTCCAAAAGAACCCAGACCTATTTGTCCGCTATAGAGGTCTATAGTAATTGATCAGAAAAGCAATTTAACTGGATCAAAGGTGTGTCCGTTGGGCGGCAATGTGTGCGGTAATGCTTTTAATGCATTCAGCAGCCTCATCTTGTGGATTGATTTGCAGATAGGGACATAGATCCAGTTGGAGCGCTTGTTGGTATGCCTGTTTAATGGCTTCAAAGCGCTCTTGAGGCATTTGATCAAATGCGTCCTGTTTGTTTCTGGTCTGGTTGCGCAATTGGAAGCGATCGAAACCGATATCACAGTATATGCATAGATCTGGCATTAAGCCAGAAAAGGTACGATGCATGGTTAAAAAAGGTGCCCAATATTGGGGTGTATCTGTGAGTTGATAGGCTATGGTAGAAAAAATAAATCGATCAAAGATGAGCACATCTACATCATCTACCCATGCTTCTTGATGAATCAATTCATGTCGTGCTGCTACAAAGAGTAAAAATTCAGTAATAGGGTGGGCACCTTCACTTTTAAGGGTTAAGATGGTTTGCCAAATTACTTCTGTATTTTTATTCCCTTTAGGATCATGCAACAATTTTACACGATAAAATTGGTTTAACGCAGCTTGAATCTGGTACGCCAAAGTCGTTTTCCCAGCAAGGTCTACCCCTTCAACAACCAAAACGAATGGGCTACGTTGCCTACGGGTAATCAAATTTTCCATATACTTCACGGTCAAGACTAAAAATTACAGCTAAAGCTGAAAAACCAATGGTACCACCTAAAAATACAAATAAATCGCACGACCCATGAAACAATTCAGTTTTCGTTAAATTTAGGTATATTGGAACCCAACCATTCAGTAGACTGCTTGCAAAGCACTCGTGGTCCTTTGCGCGCCGATACGGTGGTTTAACCCCTCACGCACATCTAGTACGTTACCGTTTTGTGCGTCGTTGCTGCATCATAAGCGCATTTCAAAAGAAATCTAGTGATACAGTAGTCCAGGAATAATTTTAATATATGATGAGTGCTATTCAAGATTTTTTTTCCTTCTCTGATCCCAATGTACGCAACGTACTATTAGGCACCATCCTGCTGAGTACCAGTAGTGCTATGATTGGTGCATTTGCCCTGCTCAAAAGAAAGACTTTAATCAGCGATTCCATTGCACATGCCGTACTACCTGGTAGCTGTTTGGCTTTCTTCCTAACTGGAGAAAAAAACTCTATTTGGCTTATTATAAGTGCTTTTATTACAGGTTGGCTGGCCTCTATAGCCATTGATCAAATCACAGCCCATTCCAAAATAAAGCAAGATGCAGCCATTGCTATCGTTGCTTCCGTAGCGTTTGGCTTTGGTAGTTTTTTGCTATCTATATTGCAACATAGTGGTCAAGCGAGCCAAGGGGGCTTAAAATCGTTTTTATTAGGTAGTGCGGCTACCCTACTACGAGCAGATGTGGTACTGCTACTCTGGTTGGGCTTGCTCATCATTTTAGTTTTATGCTTGTTTTTCAAAGAATTTATGGTTATTGCTTTTGATCGTCTTTTTGCGCAATCGATCGGTATTCCTGTTAAAAAAATGGATTTTTTGTTTACCAGTTTAATGGTGCTTTCCATTGTCATTGGCATTAGGGCGGTAGGTGTCGTATTGATGAGTGCCATGCTGATTACGCCAGCCACTACGGCACGATTCTGGACGGCTAAAATTTCCTATATCATGCTATTTGCTACATTGATTGCACTATTTGCTTCTTTAACAGGGGCGTTCATTTCTTATATGGTTCCTGCTATGCCTACTGGGCCTTGGATTGTACTGATTATGTCACTTATCGCTTATGGTTCTTTTCTTGTTTCTTGGTGTTGCCGCATACTCAAAAAAAATGGATCATAGATGCTACCACTTACTTTGCCTTCCTTTGGTTATAAAACCAAGCAAGTATTAGATAAAACCTATATTTTAGATCTGGTACGTAAAAGATATGTATTGCTCACACCAGAAGAATGGGTACGGCAACATATGCTGCATTACTTGATTCATCACTGTGGGTATCCTAAGGGGTTATGCTGTTTGGAAAAAAGAATATATGGGGGAAAAAGGTATTATAGGCCTGATATTATATGCTGCGATAGATTGGGTACCGCTAAAATGGTGGTAGAATGCAAAGCCCCCTACATCACCCTGACCAACGCAACCTTAGGGCAAATGATGCAATACAACCGACAGCTTGCTGTAGCGCACTTAGTAGTCACCAATGGGATCAGCCATTTTTGTTGGCAGTGGGAAGCAACCTTAAGGCAATTTCAAGCGATAAGCTATATTCCAACCTATCAAGCATGATCCATTAGTGGCTGGCATCTATACCCAACTATTCCAAAAGCTTGATGGAAGCCTATTGGAAAAGACCCTAAAGCTTATTCGCAGATGCATAAAAAAAGCAAGCCGAAT
The nucleotide sequence above comes from Cardinium endosymbiont of Sogatella furcifera. Encoded proteins:
- the pheS gene encoding phenylalanine--tRNA ligase subunit alpha produces the protein MMDCIAQLREKIDSWTIQDKHSLESFRRDFISKKGAIARLFEAFKQLSIAEKKAMGPALNSLKNEAEKKFKSAASLLESKPSTAQPIGDVTLPSFGPAIGSLHPLTIVQNKIISIFQRMGFNLAEGPEIVDDWHNFSALNFPDNHPARDMQDTFFVQRNPDQLLRTHTTSVQISTCTAQRPPIRSIAVGRVFRNEAISARSHCFFHQVDGMYIHTDVAFSDLKGTIYHFVETLFGPATKLRFRASYFPFTEPSAEVDINCRLCTGKGCTVCKHSGWVEILGAGMIDPHVLTNCHIDPEAYSGFAFGMGIERIAMLLYQIDDLRLFSENHLAFLRQFVAC
- the ruvC gene encoding crossover junction endodeoxyribonuclease RuvC, whose translation is MNQTNPMRGRIILGLDPGSVIMGFGIIQEAETGNAVKLIEHGVLQLKKYKGHMLRMRHIYLHMIALLQKHAPDEVAIESIFYGTNVQSMLKLGRAQGVAIAAALACEIPVTEYAPRKVKQAVTGNGNASKEQVATMVGHLLHIATPFTFLDDSDALAIALCHSKQRPSTTAKPRHWAQWVAAHPNRKISSSSV
- a CDS encoding DNA topoisomerase IV subunit B, producing the protein MAIPHYTEANIRSLAWQEHLRLRPGMYIGKLGDGSLPDDGIYILLKEVIDNSVDEFVMGYGKKIEIKISGDQHVSVRDFGRGIPLGKLVDCVAKINTGGKYDSQAFQKSVGLNGVGIKAVNALSAYCKVQSFRDGCTKSATFSAGVLLEESEILATHEPNGTHIIFKPDGAIFKQFSFVPQFIEEQIAHYTFLNTGLIIHLNGKKYHSRGGLLDLLQAKTAPETYAYPIIHLKKQDIELALTHHHTLSNEVYYTFVNGQFTPQGGAHLNALKEAIVKTIREFYKKEFDASDIRSGLIAALSIKVQEPIFESQTKTKLGSQQMGPEGPTIRSFIITFIKSELDNYLHKNPSIAEIVQRRIFQSERERKETAGIKKLVHEKTKKANLHNKKLRDCHIHFNSKHPNRLDSTIFITEGNSASGSITKSRNVDTQAVFSLRGKPLNCFGQSKKLVYENEEFNLLQHALNIANGPDGLRYNQIVIATDADVDGMHIRLLILTYFLQFFPELVYSGHLYILETPLFRVRNRKTTHYCYTEAEKELAIQSLGAQPEITRFKGLGEISPDEFAHFIGVAIRLVPVTPAAHAGLGDLLSFYMGKNTPERRNFIMNNLRIEGDPTTASI
- a CDS encoding M28 family peptidase, with amino-acid sequence MRNSKVCRPYLSFATLCMGCMGIILKFVPLAHGACINPPVQTGTTISRMSDAALKKNLQRHIAYLSETIGPRNIENQVCYQKLCQAARYIDHAFKEIGYQPNITTYRATYNHQKFDVQNIEVVIPGNTSIPNGMDTKNSTPCIVIGAHYDTVYGTPGADDNGSGIALLIEIARHMYELCTQLEDKTKIKCTIKLVAFPNEEAPYSLDVQTGKPFGSNMGSVQYAKQAKEKGEVIIGMVSLESISYFSNKPGSQIYPWYLKWLKYFYGEQGNFLIMLGDLQSRAFQKKWIACYNQVRSEPFPMHPIVLPGWMPNVYRSDHGSFALEGFPACMITDTANLRNPNYHQATDTIATIDFNHFTQAAQNVIETVVHLALDDPST
- a CDS encoding BPL-N domain-containing protein, producing MIKIYNDIGVSKTSVQHCLYSLKLHIPPNYRVGYISASEIIEGNGLEGVRLLILPGGRDLYYMQSLQHQGNKRIQDYLSGGGNFLGICAGSYYSGSYLVFAPGTPIEVIGSRALGLFQGVVKGPVLAPYYYGSYKGASAARVLITTDAQASYVYYNGGGYFVDADKVDHTTVLARYQHGEAAIIQCKYGLGRAILSGVHIEYDPYMMQAPSLQSIQKTLKKYNRQRIKLLKDLLALVSIQ
- the uppS gene encoding polyprenyl diphosphate synthase, which gives rise to MRNLFAVMTDKKNPFSLIVVNLCSKVFIVCALLFTLLPGYTSSNQYDASPSPSLQKKPRHVAIIMDGNGRWGKKAIGDRSYGHKNAKKAVNEVITGCLEQGISYLTLYAFSTENWSRPAQEIDTIFRVITEGIAENIHLFSKYNIKFRVVGETKGIPDFCWEKLNEAITLTKDNTKLHLTVAINYGGQAEVVAASEAIVKDALHKIVHEFLNKGFDSNSRFEHFIKFAHDYHIKITPTIYKEYLNTRQLPDIDLLIRTGGQKRISNFLPWQSAYSELYFTDLYWPAFKKEDLMEALTFFQKQQRNFGGVV
- the tmk gene encoding dTMP kinase, whose translation is MENLITRRQRSPFVLVVEGVDLAGKTTLAYQIQAALNQFYRVKLLHDPKGNKNTEVIWQTILTLKSEGAHPITEFLLFVAARHELIHQEAWVDDVDVLIFDRFIFSTIAYQLTDTPQYWAPFLTMHRTFSGLMPDLCIYCDIGFDRFQLRNQTRNKQDAFDQMPQERFEAIKQAYQQALQLDLCPYLQINPQDEAAECIKSITAHIAAQRTHL
- a CDS encoding metal ABC transporter permease; the protein is MSAIQDFFSFSDPNVRNVLLGTILLSTSSAMIGAFALLKRKTLISDSIAHAVLPGSCLAFFLTGEKNSIWLIISAFITGWLASIAIDQITAHSKIKQDAAIAIVASVAFGFGSFLLSILQHSGQASQGGLKSFLLGSAATLLRADVVLLLWLGLLIILVLCLFFKEFMVIAFDRLFAQSIGIPVKKMDFLFTSLMVLSIVIGIRAVGVVLMSAMLITPATTARFWTAKISYIMLFATLIALFASLTGAFISYMVPAMPTGPWIVLIMSLIAYGSFLVSWCCRILKKNGS
- a CDS encoding type I restriction enzyme HsdR N-terminal domain-containing protein; protein product: MLPLTLPSFGYKTKQVLDKTYILDLVRKRYVLLTPEEWVRQHMLHYLIHHCGYPKGLCCLEKRIYGGKRYYRPDIICCDRLGTAKMVVECKAPYITLTNATLGQMMQYNRQLAVAHLVVTNGISHFCWQWEATLRQFQAISYIPTYQA